A section of the Streptomyces sp. NBC_01363 genome encodes:
- a CDS encoding thymidine kinase translates to MPELVFFSGTMDCGKSTLALQIGHNRSARGLQGVIFTRDDRAGEGKLSSRLGLVTEAVEADEGMDLYAHLVDRISRGGRADYVIVDEAQFLAPVQIDQLARIVDDLDMDVFAFGITTDFRTKLFPGSQRLIELADRVETLQVEALCWCGARATHNARTVGGEMVVEGAQVVVGDVNQQAGEVGYEVLCRRHHQRRTTSASARAGALSPDVLPVTSV, encoded by the coding sequence ATGCCCGAGCTTGTGTTCTTCTCCGGAACGATGGACTGCGGAAAGAGCACGCTGGCGCTGCAGATCGGCCACAACCGTTCGGCACGAGGCCTGCAAGGCGTGATCTTCACCCGTGACGACCGGGCGGGGGAGGGCAAGCTCTCCTCGCGTCTGGGACTGGTCACCGAGGCCGTCGAGGCCGATGAGGGCATGGATCTGTACGCCCATCTCGTCGACCGGATAAGCCGGGGCGGCCGGGCGGACTACGTGATCGTGGACGAGGCGCAGTTCCTGGCACCCGTCCAGATCGACCAGCTCGCACGCATCGTCGACGACCTCGACATGGACGTCTTCGCGTTCGGCATCACCACCGACTTCCGGACCAAGCTGTTCCCCGGTTCCCAGCGGCTGATCGAGCTCGCCGACCGGGTCGAGACGCTCCAGGTCGAAGCGCTCTGCTGGTGCGGCGCACGGGCCACGCACAACGCCCGGACGGTCGGCGGCGAGATGGTCGTCGAGGGTGCCCAGGTGGTCGTGGGAGACGTCAACCAGCAGGCGGGCGAGGTCGGTTACGAGGTGCTGTGCCGGCGCCACCACCAGCGCAGGACGACCAGTGCGAGCGCCCGTGCGGGCGCGCTGTCGCCGGACGTGCTGCCCGTCACCTCCGTCTGA
- a CDS encoding nuclear transport factor 2 family protein, which produces MTTPETIVERQLAAYNSHDLEAFAATYAPDVCINRRSGDRLLGRDAVREAYADMFAKGRCRAEIVGRLTEGDWVVDHEIAHGITDDPLRVLVAYRVRDGLIDHVDFLG; this is translated from the coding sequence GTGACCACCCCAGAGACCATCGTCGAACGCCAGCTCGCCGCCTACAACAGCCATGACCTCGAAGCCTTCGCGGCGACGTACGCCCCCGACGTCTGCATCAACCGCCGCAGCGGCGACCGCCTGCTCGGGCGCGACGCCGTGCGGGAGGCGTACGCCGACATGTTCGCCAAGGGCCGCTGCCGGGCCGAGATCGTCGGCCGACTCACCGAGGGCGACTGGGTGGTGGACCACGAGATCGCCCACGGCATCACGGACGACCCCCTCCGCGTGCTGGTCGCCTACCGGGTCCGCGACGGCCTGATCGACCACGTCGACTTCCTCGGCTGA
- a CDS encoding IS630 family transposase: MALTLTVSERRRLKTMAYGRKTEYQARQRASIVLLAARGRSNARIAHETGLHLDTVRVWRGRFAHGGLPALADRKRSGRPAHFTPVQVAEAKALACQLPAETGVPLSQWSCPELAAELTTSGITDTVSASTVRRWLREDALKPWQYRSWIFIRDPDFRAKAQRVLDLYARTFEGFPLGEDQYVVSSDEKTSIQARCRCHPTLAPSQARAMRVNHEYGRGGALAYLAAYDVHRAQVFGRCEPKTGIVPFMNLVTQVMTTEPYASARRVFWIVDNGSSHRGQKAIDRLTTAFPNAVMIHTPVHASWTNQIEIFFSIVQRKVVSPNDFTDLTQVRNRLRAFEGRYNATAQPFQWKFTTSDLDNLLARLDRHTPADRQEESSVALAA; this comes from the coding sequence GTGGCTCTTACCTTGACCGTCTCCGAGCGCCGCCGGTTGAAAACGATGGCCTACGGTCGCAAGACCGAATATCAGGCCAGGCAGCGGGCATCGATCGTACTACTGGCGGCACGGGGGCGCTCCAACGCGCGTATCGCCCACGAGACGGGCCTGCACCTGGACACGGTTCGTGTCTGGCGCGGCCGGTTCGCCCACGGCGGGCTGCCGGCCCTGGCCGACCGCAAGCGCTCCGGGCGCCCCGCCCACTTCACCCCCGTACAGGTCGCCGAGGCCAAGGCGCTGGCCTGCCAGTTACCCGCCGAGACCGGCGTGCCGCTGTCGCAGTGGTCCTGCCCGGAGCTGGCCGCCGAGCTGACCACAAGCGGGATCACCGACACCGTCTCCGCGTCCACGGTGCGCCGCTGGCTGCGCGAAGACGCGCTCAAGCCCTGGCAGTACCGGTCCTGGATCTTCATCCGCGACCCGGACTTCCGCGCCAAGGCCCAGCGCGTCCTGGACCTGTACGCCCGCACGTTCGAGGGCTTCCCGCTGGGCGAGGACCAGTACGTCGTCTCCAGCGACGAGAAGACCTCCATCCAGGCCCGCTGCCGCTGCCATCCGACCCTGGCCCCCAGCCAGGCCCGGGCGATGCGCGTCAACCACGAGTACGGCCGCGGCGGAGCGCTGGCCTACCTCGCCGCCTACGACGTCCACCGCGCCCAGGTGTTCGGCCGCTGCGAGCCGAAGACCGGCATCGTGCCCTTCATGAACCTGGTCACCCAGGTCATGACCACGGAGCCCTACGCCAGCGCCAGACGCGTCTTCTGGATCGTCGACAACGGCTCCTCCCACCGGGGGCAGAAGGCCATTGACCGTCTGACCACAGCTTTTCCGAACGCGGTCATGATCCACACCCCCGTACACGCCTCCTGGACGAACCAGATCGAGATCTTCTTCTCCATCGTCCAACGCAAGGTCGTCTCACCCAACGACTTCACGGACCTGACCCAGGTCCGGAACCGGCTCCGAGCGTTCGAAGGCCGCTACAACGCCACGGCACAGCCATTCCAGTGGAAGTTCACCACCTCCGACCTGGACAATCTGCTGGCCCGGCTCGACCGACACACACCCGCCGACCGACAAGAAGAATCCTCCGTCGCGCTGGCAGCCTGA
- a CDS encoding PaaX family transcriptional regulator C-terminal domain-containing protein, whose product MNTVSGEETGSGPGPLGKVQPRQLIVTVYGLYARDTDGWMSVASLIQLLADLDVEAPTVRSCVSRLKRAGLLEAQSVSGAAGYRISPETERILRDGDPRIFAARRATVDEGWVLVVFSVPESERAKRHTLRTQLTRLGFGSVSAGVWIAPGHVHDEAESMLARHGLRSYADLFRADYLSAGGGDGDELAAKVRSWWDTARLQRLYVEFLAAHRPVAERIANGTAVTDRQAFTAYIGVLTDWRRLVYLDPGVARELLPGEWSGTHASELFDEMHARLAGPAHRHVERVRAR is encoded by the coding sequence GTGAACACGGTGAGCGGGGAAGAGACCGGGTCCGGACCGGGCCCGCTGGGCAAGGTGCAGCCCAGACAGCTGATCGTGACCGTCTACGGGCTGTACGCACGCGACACCGACGGCTGGATGTCGGTGGCCTCACTGATCCAGCTGCTCGCCGACCTCGACGTCGAGGCACCGACCGTACGCTCCTGCGTGTCCCGGCTGAAGCGGGCCGGACTGCTGGAGGCCCAGTCGGTGTCCGGAGCGGCCGGATACCGGATCTCACCCGAGACCGAGCGGATACTGCGCGACGGCGATCCGCGCATCTTCGCAGCCCGGCGGGCCACCGTGGACGAGGGCTGGGTGCTGGTCGTCTTCTCGGTGCCCGAGTCCGAACGCGCCAAGCGGCACACCCTGCGCACCCAGCTCACCCGGCTCGGCTTCGGTTCCGTGTCGGCCGGCGTGTGGATCGCTCCGGGACATGTGCACGACGAGGCGGAGTCCATGCTGGCCAGGCACGGACTGCGCTCGTACGCCGACCTCTTCCGGGCCGACTACCTGTCGGCCGGCGGGGGCGACGGAGACGAACTCGCCGCGAAGGTCCGCTCCTGGTGGGACACCGCCCGGCTCCAGCGGCTGTACGTCGAATTCCTCGCCGCGCACCGTCCGGTGGCCGAGCGGATCGCGAACGGCACCGCGGTGACGGACCGCCAGGCGTTCACGGCGTACATCGGGGTCCTCACCGACTGGCGCCGGCTCGTCTACCTCGATCCCGGTGTCGCGCGTGAGCTGCTGCCCGGCGAATGGAGCGGGACGCACGCCTCCGAGCTCTTCGACGAGATGCATGCCCGGCTGGCCGGCCCCGCCCATCGGCATGTCGAACGGGTCCGGGCACGCTGA
- a CDS encoding PaaX family transcriptional regulator C-terminal domain-containing protein: MQRSYADLFRADYLSADGGDGDELAAKVRSWWDTARLQRLYVEFLAAHRPAAERIANGTAVTDRQAFTAYIGVLTDWRRLVYLDPGVARELLPGEWSGTHASELFDEMHARLAGPAHRHVERVRAR; the protein is encoded by the coding sequence GTGCAGCGCTCGTATGCCGACCTCTTCCGGGCCGACTACCTGTCGGCCGACGGGGGCGACGGAGACGAACTCGCCGCGAAGGTCCGCTCCTGGTGGGACACCGCCCGGCTCCAGCGGCTGTACGTCGAATTCCTCGCCGCGCACCGTCCGGCGGCCGAGCGGATCGCGAACGGCACCGCGGTGACGGACCGCCAGGCGTTCACGGCGTACATCGGGGTCCTCACCGACTGGCGCCGGCTCGTCTACCTCGATCCCGGTGTCGCGCGTGAGCTGCTGCCCGGCGAATGGAGCGGGACGCACGCCTCCGAGCTCTTCGACGAGATGCATGCCCGGCTGGCCGGCCCCGCCCATCGGCATGTCGAACGGGTCCGGGCACGCTGA
- a CDS encoding VOC family protein gives MTEAAAPRTPGTPCWVSLIVHGLSATQDFYADLFGWEFVPGPDQLGPYVRALIDGKVVAGIGQLPPDRHLPVAWTTYLATDDADLTAETIRSCGGTVAVGPLDAGEAGRLALASDPSGAVFGVWQAAAHVGTALAGAPGTPVWNELVTRETATVCKFYQTVFGYEAEAVVSADFDYQTLHLAGRPVASLHGVGHALPRDRGPHWMTYFEVADTDEAARRVVELGGYVLQPPREGSSGRVATVADPEGAVFTIVRSDPR, from the coding sequence ATGACCGAGGCTGCCGCCCCGCGTACGCCCGGAACACCTTGCTGGGTGAGTCTGATCGTGCACGGCCTGAGCGCGACCCAGGACTTCTACGCCGACCTGTTCGGCTGGGAATTCGTGCCGGGTCCGGACCAGCTGGGTCCGTACGTCCGGGCGCTGATCGACGGGAAAGTGGTGGCGGGCATCGGACAGCTGCCGCCCGACCGGCACCTGCCGGTCGCCTGGACGACCTATCTGGCCACCGACGACGCGGATCTCACGGCGGAGACCATCCGGTCCTGCGGCGGCACGGTCGCCGTGGGGCCGCTCGACGCGGGCGAGGCGGGCCGGCTCGCCCTCGCCTCCGACCCCAGCGGTGCGGTCTTCGGGGTCTGGCAGGCCGCCGCGCATGTCGGCACGGCGCTCGCCGGGGCTCCCGGCACACCGGTCTGGAACGAGCTGGTGACCCGCGAGACCGCGACGGTCTGCAAGTTCTACCAGACGGTTTTCGGCTACGAGGCGGAGGCTGTCGTCTCGGCCGACTTCGACTACCAGACCCTGCATCTGGCGGGCCGCCCGGTGGCCTCGCTGCACGGCGTCGGCCACGCCCTGCCGCGCGACCGCGGTCCGCACTGGATGACGTACTTCGAGGTCGCCGACACCGACGAGGCGGCCCGGCGTGTGGTGGAGCTCGGCGGTTACGTCCTGCAGCCGCCCCGGGAGGGGTCGAGCGGCCGGGTGGCGACCGTGGCGGACCCGGAGGGCGCGGTGTTCACGATCGTCCGGTCGGACCCTCGCTGA
- a CDS encoding sulfurtransferase: protein MKPIITASEYASESAGPRPPVLLDVRWQLGGPHGRPDYETGHIPGAVFVDLDAELAGPAGSGGRHPLPDPEVFGAVMRRAGVSRETPVVVYDGGLGWAAARAWWLLRWTGHPDVRVLDGGLAAWRGELQKEAPAPAEGDFRPVPGALALLDADGAAALARSGLLLDARAAERYRGDVEPIDRVGGHIPGAVSAPTSGNTGDDGRFLAAEVLAERFRGLGADRAAEIGVYCGSGVSGAHEVLALAVAGIPAALYAGSWSEWSGDESRPVATGPEPQ, encoded by the coding sequence ATGAAGCCCATCATCACCGCATCCGAATACGCGAGCGAGTCGGCGGGGCCACGTCCGCCGGTGCTCCTCGACGTACGTTGGCAACTGGGTGGCCCGCACGGGCGACCCGACTACGAGACCGGGCACATTCCTGGTGCGGTATTTGTCGATCTGGACGCGGAACTCGCAGGTCCGGCAGGCAGCGGCGGCCGTCACCCACTGCCCGATCCGGAGGTGTTCGGGGCGGTGATGCGCCGGGCCGGCGTCTCCCGGGAAACCCCGGTGGTCGTGTACGACGGTGGCCTGGGCTGGGCGGCCGCGCGCGCCTGGTGGCTGCTGCGCTGGACGGGGCACCCGGACGTCCGGGTCCTGGACGGCGGTCTCGCCGCCTGGCGGGGTGAACTCCAGAAGGAGGCCCCGGCCCCGGCCGAGGGCGACTTCCGGCCCGTTCCCGGTGCGCTGGCTCTGCTGGACGCGGACGGGGCGGCGGCGCTGGCCCGCTCGGGTCTGCTGCTCGATGCCCGTGCCGCCGAGCGCTACCGGGGCGATGTGGAGCCGATCGACCGGGTGGGCGGCCACATCCCGGGCGCCGTCTCGGCCCCGACCTCCGGGAACACGGGTGACGACGGCCGGTTCCTGGCCGCGGAGGTGCTGGCGGAGCGCTTCAGGGGGCTCGGCGCCGACCGGGCGGCTGAGATCGGCGTCTACTGCGGCTCCGGGGTCTCCGGCGCCCATGAGGTGCTGGCCCTGGCCGTCGCCGGCATCCCCGCGGCGCTGTACGCGGGCTCCTGGTCCGAGTGGTCCGGCGACGAGTCCCGCCCGGTCGCCACGGGGCCCGAGCCCCAGTAA
- the sepH gene encoding septation protein SepH — MPELRVVAVSNDGTRLVLKAADSTEYTLPIDERLRAAVRNDRARLGQIEIEVESHLRPRDIQARIRAGASAEEVAQFAGIPVDRVRRFEGPVLAERAFMAERARKTPVRRPGENTGPQLGEAVQERLLLRGADKETVQWDSWRRDDGTWEVLLVYRVAGEPHSASWTYDPPRRLVQAVDDEARSLIGETDDVAAPEPSFPFVPRIARLPRDRPLDRALDRQMERPTAPPPPPEPEEHIASVSAGERDSLTSLLEAVPSFRGDMVVPERPAPPEPPAIEPAAQEPGADEPPAAAASAGAGSAYADVLMPRAVAGHRDRLTGTTDRQAEADGVRPGRRAAVPTWDEIVFGTRRKKQD, encoded by the coding sequence ATGCCCGAACTGCGTGTCGTGGCCGTCTCCAACGACGGCACACGACTGGTGCTCAAGGCTGCGGACAGCACGGAGTACACGCTTCCCATCGACGAGCGGCTGCGAGCCGCCGTGCGTAACGACCGCGCGCGGCTCGGCCAGATCGAGATCGAGGTGGAGAGCCACCTCCGCCCCCGCGACATCCAGGCGCGGATACGAGCCGGTGCCTCCGCGGAGGAGGTCGCCCAGTTCGCCGGGATCCCCGTCGACCGTGTCCGCCGCTTCGAGGGCCCCGTGCTCGCGGAGCGCGCCTTCATGGCCGAGCGGGCCCGGAAGACTCCCGTGCGCCGTCCCGGCGAGAACACCGGCCCCCAGCTCGGCGAGGCGGTGCAGGAGCGGCTGCTGCTGCGCGGCGCCGACAAGGAGACCGTCCAGTGGGATTCCTGGCGCCGGGACGACGGCACCTGGGAGGTCCTGCTGGTCTACCGCGTCGCGGGCGAGCCGCACTCGGCGAGCTGGACGTACGACCCGCCGCGCCGGCTGGTCCAGGCCGTGGACGACGAGGCGCGTTCGCTGATCGGCGAGACCGACGATGTCGCCGCGCCGGAGCCGAGCTTCCCGTTCGTGCCCCGGATCGCCCGGCTGCCGCGCGACCGGCCGCTGGACCGCGCCCTGGACCGCCAGATGGAGCGGCCCACGGCCCCGCCGCCCCCGCCCGAGCCCGAGGAGCACATCGCGTCCGTCTCGGCCGGTGAGCGCGACTCGCTGACCAGCCTGCTGGAGGCGGTGCCGAGTTTCCGCGGCGACATGGTGGTGCCGGAGCGGCCGGCTCCGCCCGAGCCGCCCGCGATCGAGCCCGCCGCGCAGGAGCCGGGGGCCGACGAACCGCCGGCCGCGGCAGCCTCCGCGGGCGCCGGTTCCGCCTATGCGGATGTGCTGATGCCGCGGGCGGTGGCCGGTCATCGCGACCGGCTGACCGGTACGACGGACCGCCAGGCCGAGGCGGACGGCGTCCGGCCGGGCCGCCGGGCCGCCGTACCGACCTGGGACGAGATCGTCTTCGGCACACGCCGCAAGAAACAGGACTGA
- a CDS encoding D-arabinono-1,4-lactone oxidase: MTDTDARTTTNAWRNWAGNVSARPVRAVSPASVPELAEVLRRASEDGLRVKPVGTGHSFTATAATDGVLIRPDLLTGIRNIDREAMTVTVEAGTPLKRLNTALAREGLSLTNMGDIMEQTVAGATSTGTHGTGRDSASISAQIRALELVTADGAVLTCSEKENADIFAVARIGLGALGVITAITFAVEPVFLLTAREEPMTFDRVTGDFDELVAENEHFEFYWFPHTGNCNTKRNNRSAGPAAPPGKVSGWIEDELLSNGIFQVACSLGRAVPATIPSIAKLSSRALSARTYTDIPYKVFTSPRRVRFVEMEYALPREAAVEALREVKAMVERSPLRVSFPVEVRTAPADDIALSTASGRESAYIAVHLYKGTPYQAYFTAVERIMTAHGGRPHWGKVNTRDAEYLAGVYPRFGEFTAVRDRLDPDRLFGNDYLRRVLGE, translated from the coding sequence ATGACCGACACCGACGCACGGACGACGACGAACGCGTGGCGTAACTGGGCGGGGAATGTCAGCGCCCGCCCGGTACGGGCCGTGTCCCCCGCCTCCGTGCCGGAGCTCGCCGAGGTGCTGCGCCGGGCGTCCGAGGACGGCCTGCGGGTGAAGCCGGTCGGCACCGGGCACTCCTTCACCGCGACGGCGGCCACCGACGGCGTGCTGATCCGCCCGGACCTGCTCACCGGCATCCGGAACATCGACCGCGAGGCGATGACGGTGACCGTCGAGGCCGGCACCCCGCTGAAGCGGCTGAACACCGCCCTGGCCCGCGAGGGCCTCTCGCTCACCAACATGGGCGACATCATGGAGCAGACGGTCGCGGGCGCCACCTCGACCGGCACCCATGGCACCGGCCGTGACTCGGCGTCCATATCCGCGCAGATCCGCGCCCTTGAGCTGGTCACCGCCGACGGCGCGGTGCTGACGTGCTCGGAGAAGGAGAACGCCGACATCTTCGCCGTCGCCCGGATCGGGCTCGGCGCGCTGGGTGTCATCACGGCGATCACCTTCGCCGTGGAGCCGGTCTTCCTGCTGACGGCACGCGAGGAGCCGATGACCTTCGACCGGGTCACGGGCGACTTCGACGAGCTGGTCGCCGAGAACGAACACTTCGAGTTCTACTGGTTCCCGCACACCGGCAACTGCAACACCAAGCGCAACAACCGCAGCGCGGGCCCCGCCGCCCCGCCCGGAAAGGTCAGCGGCTGGATCGAGGACGAGCTCCTCTCCAACGGGATCTTCCAGGTGGCCTGTTCGCTCGGCCGGGCGGTCCCCGCCACCATTCCGTCGATCGCCAAGCTCTCCAGCCGCGCCCTGTCGGCCCGTACGTACACCGACATCCCGTACAAGGTCTTCACCAGCCCGCGCCGGGTCCGCTTCGTGGAGATGGAGTACGCGCTGCCGCGCGAGGCCGCCGTGGAGGCGCTGCGCGAGGTGAAGGCGATGGTCGAGCGTTCGCCGCTGCGGGTCAGCTTCCCGGTGGAGGTCCGTACCGCCCCCGCGGACGACATCGCGCTCTCCACGGCCTCGGGCCGCGAGAGCGCGTACATCGCCGTCCATCTCTACAAGGGCACGCCCTACCAGGCGTACTTCACGGCGGTCGAGCGCATCATGACCGCCCACGGCGGGCGCCCGCACTGGGGCAAGGTCAACACTCGCGATGCCGAGTACCTCGCTGGGGTGTACCCGCGCTTCGGCGAGTTCACCGCCGTACGCGACCGGCTGGACCCGGACCGGCTCTTCGGCAACGACTACCTGCGCCGGGTCCTGGGCGAGTAG
- a CDS encoding MFS transporter codes for MPSPYRAIFAAPGTKGFSAAGFLGRMPLSMMGIGVVTMISQLTGRYGLAGALSATLAMSAAVLGPLISRLVDRHGQRRVLRPATLVALAAVAGLLICAQQRLSDWTLFVFAAGAGCVPSVGSMIRARWAEIYRGSPRELHTAYSWESIVDEVCFIFGPIISIGLSTAWFPEAGPLLAAGFLLVGVLWLTAQRATEPVPHPRRQHTGGSALRSRGLQVLVVTFVATGAIFGSVDVVTVAFAEERGHKAAASLVLAVYALGSCLAGAVFGLLHLRGKASTRWLVGVCAMAVSMIPLQLAGNLPFLAVALFVAGLAIAPTMVTTMALVEQHVPRTELTEGMTWTSTGLAVGVALGSSAAGWVVDASGAEAGYAVPVVAGALAAAVAFLGYRRLSGPVPEKGRAEDDRHRRTDDDERVA; via the coding sequence TTGCCCAGTCCCTACCGCGCGATATTCGCCGCCCCCGGCACCAAGGGGTTCTCGGCGGCCGGATTCCTCGGCCGGATGCCGCTGTCCATGATGGGCATCGGCGTGGTGACCATGATTTCCCAGCTCACCGGCCGTTACGGACTCGCCGGCGCGCTCTCCGCGACGCTGGCGATGTCGGCGGCGGTGCTCGGGCCGCTGATCTCCAGGCTCGTCGACCGGCACGGGCAGCGCCGCGTCCTGCGTCCCGCCACCCTCGTCGCGCTGGCGGCGGTGGCCGGACTCCTGATCTGCGCGCAGCAGCGGCTGTCCGACTGGACGCTCTTCGTCTTCGCGGCGGGCGCCGGATGCGTCCCCAGCGTGGGTTCGATGATCCGGGCCCGCTGGGCGGAGATCTACCGCGGTTCGCCGCGCGAGCTGCACACCGCGTACTCGTGGGAGTCGATCGTCGACGAGGTGTGCTTCATCTTCGGGCCGATCATCTCGATCGGTCTGTCCACCGCCTGGTTCCCGGAGGCGGGGCCGCTCCTGGCCGCCGGGTTCCTGCTGGTCGGTGTCCTCTGGCTGACCGCGCAGCGGGCCACCGAGCCGGTTCCGCATCCGCGTCGGCAGCACACCGGCGGCTCCGCGCTGCGCTCCCGGGGTCTCCAGGTGCTCGTGGTGACGTTCGTGGCCACCGGTGCGATCTTCGGGTCCGTCGACGTGGTGACGGTGGCCTTCGCCGAGGAGCGCGGCCACAAGGCGGCGGCGAGCCTGGTGCTGGCCGTGTACGCGCTGGGGTCCTGCCTGGCCGGCGCGGTCTTCGGCCTGCTCCACCTCAGGGGGAAGGCGTCCACCCGGTGGCTGGTGGGCGTGTGCGCGATGGCCGTGAGTATGATCCCCCTCCAACTGGCCGGGAACCTGCCGTTCCTGGCCGTGGCGCTCTTTGTCGCGGGTCTCGCCATCGCACCGACGATGGTCACCACCATGGCCCTCGTCGAACAGCACGTACCGCGCACCGAACTGACCGAGGGCATGACCTGGACCAGCACCGGGCTCGCCGTCGGGGTGGCGCTCGGCTCCTCGGCCGCCGGCTGGGTGGTCGACGCGTCGGGGGCCGAGGCGGGGTACGCGGTACCCGTCGTGGCGGGAGCGCTCGCGGCCGCGGTGGCGTTCCTGGGGTATCGCCGGCTCAGCGGGCCGGTTCCTGAGAAAGGGCGCGCGGAAGATGACCGACACCGACGCACGGACGACGACGAACGCGTGGCGTAA
- a CDS encoding ferrochelatase, which produces MSDLRDPAPYDALLLLSFGGPEGPDDVVPFLANVTRGRGIPEERLKEVGKHYFLFGGVSPINAQNRALLDALRKDFAEHGLDLPVYWGNRNWAPYLTDTLRGMTADGHRRIAVLATSAYASYSGCRQYRENLAESLAALEAEGLPVPRVDKLRHYFNHPGFVTPMVDGVLAALADLPEDVRAGAHLAFTTHSIPTSAADTSGPAEAHGDGGAYVAEHLDVARLIVDAVREETGVEYPWQLVYQSRSGAPHIPWLEPDICDHLEALHADGVPAVVMAPIGFVSDHMEVLYDLDTEATAKAAELGLPVRRSATVGADPRFAAAVRELVLERAATERGRGGDRCALGALGPGHDRCPVGCCPARAPKPAAAGADSPYA; this is translated from the coding sequence ATGTCCGATCTGCGCGATCCCGCTCCCTACGACGCCCTGCTGCTGCTCTCCTTCGGCGGCCCCGAAGGCCCGGACGACGTGGTCCCGTTCCTGGCGAACGTGACCCGTGGCCGAGGCATCCCCGAGGAGCGGCTGAAGGAGGTCGGCAAGCACTACTTCCTGTTCGGCGGCGTCAGCCCGATCAACGCCCAGAACCGAGCCCTGCTGGACGCCCTGCGCAAGGACTTCGCCGAGCACGGACTGGACCTGCCGGTGTACTGGGGCAACCGCAACTGGGCGCCGTACCTCACCGACACCCTGCGCGGGATGACCGCCGACGGGCACCGCCGCATCGCCGTCCTCGCCACCAGCGCCTACGCCTCCTACTCGGGCTGCCGGCAGTACCGGGAGAATCTCGCCGAGTCCCTGGCCGCCCTGGAGGCGGAGGGGCTGCCGGTGCCCCGGGTGGACAAGCTCCGGCACTACTTCAACCATCCCGGGTTCGTGACGCCCATGGTGGACGGCGTCCTCGCCGCCCTGGCCGACCTCCCCGAGGACGTACGGGCCGGGGCGCACCTCGCGTTCACCACGCACTCCATCCCCACCTCGGCCGCCGACACCTCCGGTCCCGCGGAGGCGCACGGAGACGGCGGCGCCTACGTCGCCGAGCACCTCGACGTCGCACGGCTGATCGTCGACGCGGTGCGCGAGGAGACCGGCGTCGAGTACCCCTGGCAGCTCGTCTATCAGTCGCGCAGCGGCGCCCCGCACATCCCCTGGCTGGAGCCCGACATCTGCGACCACCTGGAGGCGCTGCACGCGGACGGCGTGCCCGCCGTGGTGATGGCCCCCATCGGATTCGTCTCGGACCACATGGAAGTCCTGTACGACCTCGACACAGAGGCCACCGCGAAGGCAGCCGAGCTGGGGCTGCCGGTGCGCCGGTCGGCGACCGTGGGCGCCGACCCGCGGTTCGCCGCGGCCGTGCGTGAACTGGTGCTGGAGCGTGCCGCCACCGAGCGGGGACGGGGCGGGGACCGGTGCGCGCTGGGCGCGCTCGGACCGGGCCACGACCGCTGCCCGGTCGGCTGCTGCCCGGCACGGGCCCCCAAGCCCGCCGCCGCGGGTGCCGACAGCCCGTACGCGTAG
- a CDS encoding inositol monophosphatase family protein — translation MTDPNLSELLDLALEAAGRAGALLRDGRPADLGVAATKSSPIDVVTEMDIAAEKLITGFLSERRPQDGFLGEEGASAEGSSGIRWVIDPLDGTVNYLYGLPTWAVSIAAERDGVRVVGVVEAPMRRETYRAVLGGGAYARGGAYGEGAALRCRPAPPLDQALVSTGFNYVSDVRTHQADVAQKLIPRLRDIRRSGSAAVDLCDVASGRLDGYYERGLHPWDLAAGDLIAREAGAHTGGRPGLPADGDLTVAATPGVFEPLQALLEEFGAWHD, via the coding sequence GTGACCGACCCGAACCTGTCCGAACTGCTCGACCTCGCCCTGGAGGCCGCCGGCCGCGCGGGCGCGCTGCTCCGTGACGGCCGCCCGGCCGATCTGGGCGTGGCCGCGACCAAGTCCAGCCCGATCGATGTCGTCACCGAGATGGACATCGCCGCAGAGAAGCTGATCACCGGCTTCCTGAGCGAACGCCGCCCGCAGGACGGCTTCCTCGGCGAGGAAGGGGCCAGTGCCGAGGGCAGCAGCGGTATCCGCTGGGTCATCGACCCGCTCGACGGCACCGTGAACTACCTGTACGGACTGCCCACCTGGGCCGTCTCCATCGCCGCCGAACGGGACGGCGTGCGGGTCGTGGGCGTGGTGGAGGCCCCGATGCGCCGCGAGACCTACCGGGCGGTGCTCGGCGGTGGTGCGTACGCCAGGGGCGGCGCTTACGGCGAGGGTGCCGCGCTGCGTTGCCGGCCCGCGCCGCCGCTCGACCAGGCGCTCGTCTCGACCGGTTTCAACTACGTCAGCGACGTCCGTACGCACCAGGCGGACGTGGCTCAGAAGCTGATCCCGCGCCTTCGCGACATCCGGCGCAGCGGCTCCGCCGCCGTGGACCTCTGCGATGTGGCCTCGGGCCGCCTCGACGGCTATTACGAGCGAGGGCTCCACCCCTGGGACCTCGCGGCCGGCGACCTCATCGCCCGCGAGGCGGGCGCGCACACCGGCGGGCGTCCCGGGCTCCCCGCCGACGGGGACCTGACCGTCGCCGCGACGCCGGGCGTCTTCGAGCCGCTCCAGGCTCTCCTGGAGGAGTTCGGCGCCTGGCACGACTAG